A region of Diceros bicornis minor isolate mBicDic1 chromosome 31, mDicBic1.mat.cur, whole genome shotgun sequence DNA encodes the following proteins:
- the LOC131395621 gene encoding olfactory receptor 8K3-like, translating to MAWMDKHNHTVLKEFILMGITDRPELQAPLFVLFLIIYIISVVGNLGMVILTKMNSRLQTPMYFFLRHLALLDLGYSTAVGPKMLVNFVVNQNTIPYNWCATQLAFFILFIISELFILSAMAYDRYVAICNPLLYTVVMSQRVCWVLVAVPYLYSAFLSLITTIKIFISSFCGYNVISHFYCDSLPLLTLLCSSTLEIELMILFFSAFNLVSSILIVLVSYILILKAILRMNSAEGRHKPFSTCGSHLTVVVVLYATLLFMYMQPKSSHSFDTDKMASVFYTLVIPMLNPIIYSLRNKEVKGALNRIWKNL from the coding sequence ATGGCCTGGATGGACAAACACAATCACACAGTGCTGAAAGAATTCATTCTAATGGGAATCACAGACCGCCCTGAGCTGCAGGCTCCATTATTTGTGCTCTTCCTCATCATCTACATCATCTCAGTGGTGGGAAACTTGGGCATGGTCATCCTCACCAAGATGAACTCAAGGCTACAAACACCCATGTACTTTTTTCTCAGACATCTGGCTCTCCTTGATCTTGGTTATTCAACAGCTGTGGGACCCAAAATGTTGGTAAATTTTGTAGTTAATCAAAATACAATCCCCTATAATTGGTGTGCTACACAGCTAGCTTTCTTCATCTTGTTCATCATTAGTGAACTTTTCATTCTGTCAGCAATGGCatatgaccgctatgtggccatctgtaacCCTCTGCTCTACACAGTAGTCATGTCACAAAGGGTATGTTGGGTGCTGGTAGCAGTCCCCTATCTCTACAGtgcctttctctctctgataaccaccataaagatttttatttcctccttctgtGGCTATAATGTCATTAGTCATTTCTACTGCGACAGTCTTCCCTTATTAACTTTGCTGTGCTCAAGCACACTTGAAattgagttgatgatactgttcTTTTCAGCATTTAATTTGGTTTCATCTATTCTGATAGTCCTTGTGTCCTACATCCTGATCCTTAAGGCCATCCTCAGGATGAACTCTGCAGAAGGCAGACACAAGCCCTTCTCCACTTGTGGATCTCACCTGACAGTGGTAGTTGTATTATATGCAACTCTGCTCTTTATGTACATGCAGCCCAAGTCCAGTCATTCCTTTGATACTGATAAAATGGCCTCTGTATTTTACACTTTGGTAATACCCATGCTGAATCCTATTATCTACAGCTTGAGGAACAAAGAGGTAAAAGGAGCCCTGAATAGGATATGGAAAAATCTGTGA